agagaaatctaaaATCTTATTCTCCTAAAAACTCATGTCTTTGGAAAATGTGTTAATTGATACTTATCACAGtcttataaataataaatatactTTAACTATGGAATTAGAAGAAGTAGAACAGACCAGAGATGACCTAGTAGTCGTTGtagttgatttaaaaaaaaaattgagaaccTAAAGAAATAGTAGGATGCCTTAGATGAAAAAATTGCAAATATAAAACATGAAAGAGATGATCTAATGGTTGTTGTGGTAGACCTAAAAGAGACCATTGAGTGcgtaagaaaggaaaaagaagtttTAACTGAGAGAGTTGCTAACAttgagcatgagagagatgacctattaGTGGTGGTAGTGGACTTGAAGGAAACAATTGAGGAACTTAAAATGGAGAGTAGGCCTGAAAATTCTCAAAAGGaaaaggaagttgcaagtgaggcacacattaagcttAAAAGTGAGTTAAATTCAGTGACGTCCAGTTTGTGCGCTGAGCTTGAGAAAAATAAACAACTTCAAGAAGAACTAGGACGAGTGAAGAGTGATTTTGAAAAATCACTCAAGtagacctggtcctctgatgctTTCACTACCATGTACATAAATAATGGGGGGAACAGGCAGGGAATTGGTTTTCAAAGGGAGAAGACTCCCTACAACCCTCACAACAAGTATGTTACTGTACCCGATAATTGGCTTTGTGCTCATTATGGTAACAATGTGAACCTCAAGGAAAACTGCAAGGCCAGGGTTCAGTctcaacagaaaaataaagtttttgctaAGAACATAATTACTGCTAGTGAACCTGGTCCCTCATATAGAAAACGCATGGTTCCTGCCTGGACTAAAGGAACACTCATTCATCCTTTTCctcactacaagggacccaaacttatttgggttcctaaaactaacccttgatttccttGTGCAGGGAGCAGTGAAGGGGAGCAACCAACAATGGTACATATATAGTGGCTACTCAAAGCACATGACTAGAAACACAATCGATTTCCTTTCACTGAAAGCCCTGCAAGGATggagtgtatcctttgaaaatggcaaaaagggatacattctgggagttaAAAGAATTGGCAAGTCACTCTCTCACTCTATTaagaatgtgtactatgtcaatggttTGAAGTACAGTGTATTGAGTGTTTCTCAGATATGTGACAAAGGAAACAAGGTGAAATTTCTGTCAAAAATATGCACAGTCACAAATCTTGTGACTGGAGAAGTGGTGTTAGTGGCCaagagatacaagaacatctatgttgctgattttgagtccaTGCAAAGTGGTGATCTCAGCTGTCTAAGAGtcgttgatgatgatgctgaattaTGGCACAGAAGGCTGGGACATGCAAGATTTTCATTACTGAACAAACTAATccagaaggacctggttcgcGGTCTGCCCAAGTCAAGCTTCAAGGAACACAAAGTATATGATGCTTGTGCAAAAGGAAAGCATGGCAGATCTTCATTCAAGCCTAAAAAGGAAGTCAGCACCTCAAGGTCACTTGATTTTcttcatatggatctatgtggacctatgagggtgccaaGCAGAGGAGGAAAAAGATATATCTTTGTAATcgtggatgactactccagattcacttGAACTCTGTTCCTCAGAACCAGGGATGATACCTTCCAAGTATTTGTTGCCTTTGTCAAGAAGATCCAAGTGAAGATGGGGACAAATGTGGCTTGCATTAGATCAAACCATGGGACAGAGTTTGATAATGCCAGATTTGATGAGTTCTGTGTTGAAAATGGCATTACTCATAACTTCTCTACTCCATGAACACCACAGCAAAATGGTGTTGTAGAAAAAAAGaacaggactcttgaagacatggcaaggACAATGCTAATTGACAGTGGAATTGCGAAATATTTCTGGGAAGAAGCAGTCAACACTGCATGCTATTTgataaataggtgcatgatcaggtcccttctaAACAAAATGCCTTATGAGTTGCTGAATGGAAGAAAGCCCAAGCTAACGCACCTAAGGGCTTTTAGctgcaaatgctatgttctcaacaatggcaAGGAACCgcttggaaaatttgatgctaaaagtgatgaaggaatcttcCTGGGATACTTATCCCAAAGCAAAGCCTACAAAGTatacaacaaaagaactcaatgtgttgaggagagtgtacatgtgatctttgatgagTCTCACCTCTTTTGTGAGAAGGACGGGCATGCTGATCAAGATGAAGAGCCTTTATCGGTTCCATGTGAAGTTATTGACATTGAAAATGGAAAGGCAGACATGATGAGCCATGTCAAGGAATCAAGTGAAGATGATGCAACCACATCTCTATCCATTggagaggaacctggttccacgATCACAATAACTGAAGCTGAAAATAGAGTTGTTGATAAAGTTCAAGGTACTCCACTTGCTGAAGTAAGTAGCGGCCAAGAACCTCAGTCAGATATACCTGGGTCCTCTACCAATGAGATTCAGGTACGAAATTAGAAGCACAAAAGCTtacatcctcttgacaacataatcaCCCCTCTTGACTCAGGAGTTCAAAACCAGATCAAAAGCCAGAAACTCACTTGCCTTTTCACCCTTTCTTTCCCAAAtagagcccaaaaatatcaaagaagcattgAATGATGCAGACTGGATCACAGCCATACAAGAGGATTTACATTAATTTGAAAGAAACAAGGTATGACACCTGGTTCCTCGACCTGTAGATCGAACCATTATAgggaccaggtgggtattcaggaacaaaCTCAATGAGTTTGGAAATACAACAAGGAATAAGGCAAGGCTagtagttcaaggctacaatcaggaagAAGGGATTGATTACGATGAAACATTTGATCCAGTTGCTCGAATGGAGGATATCATAATTCTTATtacttttgcatctcatatggagttCACattattccaaatggatgtcaaaagtacGTTTCTGAATGGATTCCTAAAGGACGAAGTCTATGTCAAGCAGCCTCCTGTATTTGAGTGCCACGAGCATCCTGAGCATGTATTTAAACCGGACAAGGCATTGAATAGGCTAAAGCAGGCTCCTCgggcttggtatgaaaggttgtcaaaattCCTTCTAGAAAATGGCTGTACAAGAGGAAAAATTAACAACACACTCTTCCTAAAGAAATGAGGGAGGAACCTACTCATTGTGCAAgaatatgttgatgatatcatcttTGGGGCCATTGCTGTCTCTCTATGTGaaaaatttgcaaaactcatggtaagTGAGTTTGAGATGAGTATAATGGGAGAATTAAATTTCTTCCTGGGACTTCAGGTAAAGCAATCTCAAAAAGGAACATTGATAAGTTAGCAGAAGTACATCAAAGAGCTGCTGAAAAGATtcgacatggaagcatcaaaagttATTGACACCCCCATTGCCACAGTTACGCgtctagacatggatgaacctggttccctTGTAAATCAAACCATGTACAGAGGCATCATAGGATCACTCCCGTATCTCACTGCAAGCAGACCATACATTGTGTTCAGCGTGGGTCTCTGTGCAAGGTTACAatcaaatccaaaggagtctcataTGAAGGCTGCTAAAAGAATATTGAGATATCTTAAAGGAACGCaagacctggttctctactatccctcaAGTGACAACTTTGATCTAGTTGGGTATGTTGATGCTAATTATGCAGGATATCTGGTGGACAGTAAAAGCACGTCTGGAATGGCACATTTTCTAGGTTCTTGTCTCAACTCATGgggtacaaggaagcaaaactcggTGGCACTCTCAACTGCAGAAGCGGAATATGTAGcagctgcctcttgttgtgctcaattgctatggatcaaacaacagctAGAAGACTTTAGAGTATTCTTTGATTGTGTGCCCCTCTTGTAAGACAATACAAGTACACTTAACATGGCCAAAAATCCAGTCCAACATAAGaggaccaagcacattgatgtaCGTCATCATTTCCTCAAAGACAATATTGAAAAAGGGCTCATCTGTATGAAGTTTTGCAGCACTGAAGATAAGATTGCAGACATCTTCACCAAAGATTTGAGCAAAGAACATTCTGAAAGAAATCACCTGGCACTAGGGTAGATAAAACCCAACTGAGGACCTGGTCCCccaatgattggctatgaaagaaatgtACCGGTAAAATTAGCTAAAAGTATTTTCTGGCAAAGTCCAACTCATTACTATACCGTTACATGTAGACATGTATGATGATTACAGAGCAGCTGGTGCAGAACATGCTAGTAAAAGGGGTTAAGCTTACACTTACAAGACCTgtcagggaacctggttctcTGTACAAAGGTTAGTAGCTTTTTTTTTCTCATACACAATTTAGAACGGATAAAAATAATGCTATATCATCAGTGTGTCGGTTGCTTTCCTTTGCGTCTTTTGAAATTAAACGTCTCACCTGTTAATGAGCGACCCGGATCCCAAAAAACTGTCGCCTTTTCTTAACCGGTCCCTCATCTCTCATAAATACATCTATAAATGTCACAACTCCTCACAtcaaacttcaaaattttcaCCTCCCCTTCTCTCTTCTCAAGCCACTAATCTCTTCAGTAAAGTCCACCATGACTGAGAATCAGGAAAACTCTAGTGTTCTTAATGACACCCCCATCGAGTCCTCACCAGTTGAAACTCCAATATTAGACTCCTCACCCAACACCAACACCAGTACAAATCCTAGAGTAGAATCTCCCCCACACTCAGTCTCTTCACCTTCCCACTCATGTTCTGGTTCTCATCGGAGTCGCAAAACCTCGACTCCGAAAAGGTTTGTTGCTACCAGCTCTCCTACAGTCTCGCCGGAAAAGcaaggtgaacagggtaacatggTCAAAGAGGAAAATCAGGAAATTTCCAATCTTGCCATGGAAGAGAACTCAAGTAAAGACCACGAGGTTGGTCCTGACAATGCTGACTCAACCACGACAGGTCTTGAGTTTATAGGTAATATCCCTCCTTCTGATGAGTTTTCCATGGAACCACAAAAGAAAGAGGCAATAGAAAACATGCTCTTCATAGCTGCTGAAGGGGTTTTTGTTGAGGGAGGTGTAGATGGGTCTGAGCCTCAGGGGGGAGAGCCTCAGACCGTAGTAGATGGGATGGATCTTGTGCCAGTTGAAAAATCAGCACATGATGATACTACTGGGGTCCCTAATGATGGACCTGATCCCTCTACGGAGGATCCAACTCAGGGGTCATCTCAAGAGCCCCAGGTCAGTATTGATCCTGCTCCATCTCCCCATTTTTATGCTGAGCCTCTGTCTATGGTGGCGCCTGAGATGCAgtctgatgatgaagaagatttaGATGATCTTGTGATTGCTAGCTTTATCAGGGCTAGGAGTAAGCCAGTTGCAACTCCATAGCCAACTCCTAAGCGGCCCACTACAAGGTTGCAAAAGAAGGAGGCTCTTGAGTCTGCTATTAAGAAAAGTCAAGGTAGTCAAAGGAGGAGGAAGTTGGTGAAGGATGGGAAAGATGTACATGAGAAGGTTGTCCTTGTTGTCAATGTGGATGAGGAAGCagaagaggaacctggttccttaacTCACAAGCACTCGAAGCAGAAGCACTCTCTCTTCATGTCCAAAAAGAACATCTCATTAAGTGTTGAGAGTCCAACCAAGAGTGCTGATGCTATTTCTAGTGGAAAATTGGTGGATGATTCTAGTGATAAGATAGTGAAAGAAGGTGGTGCAATTTCTGATGAGGAAGTGGTGAAAGAATCTGGTGAACATGTATCTGCAAAGTCCGTTGAGAAGGGCAAGCCTACTCGCAAGTCTGTGAAAATAAAAGTGGATGTGGATGAGGAATCTAGTTCCTGCAAGAAAGCTAAGGTTGAAGAATCCCAAAGTTCTGGGAAAGGGAAGTTGAGAAATCAGAAGGTACTGTGGTGCCGCACTTTTGCCCCTGACATTGTGGAGCTTGCCGGGATGCGGAAATTAGTGGAAATTTGTGATTTTCAACACTGGACTCATTTGTTTACAAATGATGTTACAAAAGTGTATGAGGAGGAAGTGTGGAGCTTCTATGCCGactttttcaaagttgaagatgATCACATCTGTGTGTTGGTGAATGGGGTTGACATAGTGATGGACTCTGCCTTGTTGGGGTCAATTCTGGGTATTCTTGCTGAAGGGTTGTCATCAGTTCAAGGCGCATGCTCTTCCAATTTCAGAAATGCCATAGTTAAGGATAAGGCAATCCAGCAGGGGGAACGAGTGCATAAGAAGGCACTCCTTCCAGTATATCAGTTACTGTTTGAGATGGTAAACAAAGTGTTGCTTCCCCACGCTGAGAGAGATCTATTACGTCCAAAGCTGACCTGGTCCTTATGCAAGCCTTGGATAGCTTTACTACCATCAATCTTCCTGGGATAATGATTGAGCAATGCAAAAAGTGGCAGAATTTAAGGATGGCAACCATGGGATACCTTATGGGTTTCTTCTCACAAAGGTCTTTGATTTCTTCAAGGTACCTCTGGGATAGGCCAAAGCGGGCACTAAGAAGCAAACTTTCTCCAAGACCACTCTTGAAAAGTGTGAGTGTATTGACAAGGTCAGAGGATTTAGAAACACCTCTACTGTCTCTCAACAGATAAATGCTCATAATAGTGCTACATAGGAGATCAGGAAGTTAAAGGCAAGGAACGCGATTCTTGAGGGTCAGCTCAGTCAGCTACAAGAGGCACCTGGTTCTAGTAGTTCTCACAACTCAGAGGTTGCCCACCTGACTAAGGAGAATGCTGAGCTCAGGAAATAAGTGGAGGACCCGAAAGAAagactgctcaatgagcaaatgTCCGTGAATGCTCGCATGGATCTTGTCCTCAAAACCCTTGCCCCTCCTCCAAGCCCCTCTTCCTCCAGTGCCCCATAAGTATTGTCCCCTTCAGTGTCCAGTTTTCTAGTGTCCATCTCTTATGAATGTTTCTGATGATGTTTTTGTTGTTGGTAATTGTTTTTGAATTGTGGATGGTAACATTGAATCTTCTTCCGTTGGAAAATCCAAATTGGTTTATGGAAGCTTTTCCCCTTTTGCCGTGTATAAAATTATTCTTTTGTCTCTGTTTTCTATCATGTTTATGTGCAcacaagtggcatgagttaaccaCGCTGGACTTCTTTTTGCTTTTACctagttttcttctttttatgatgccaaaaggtgGAAGAATTATGCATAACTAAATaattgaataatgatgtgcactgATTACGGGGAAATACAGATTCAGGGGGAAACTCAATGACCTTTCTGGTTTACTGTCTGGTTCCTTGTTGTTCTTCGTAGgattttaaattataaatatgcCATCATAAAAAatggggaaattgataggttacaagtacccgtgttttatgttttgatgatctaacaaacttaatgtcaagaaccagataaggaacctgatccATATCTGGTCCACATTCTCAAGCGCATGGAaatatgtcacgatccaaaatccaactagtcgtgatggcacctaacccaacccgctaggtaagccaattaacaactatccaatttcaatgaaatttaataagacaactaagaaaaacaaaatatataaatcTCAtatatttcccaaggactggtaatacaaatcatgagcttctaagaatagaatttacaaaggtgaaaggaaataaatacatcgtctgtttgaaaagtacataaatagagttttatagatctaaagaTACTACGAATAAGGGGCAGCTACTACCgggacacaggtacatcttcaatccagctcccatcgaacacaacaaaAACAACACCCAACATCtccacgcaaggtgcagaagtgtagtatgagtacaaccgaccccatgtagtcagtaagtaacaaacctaaccttaggttgaaagtagtgacgagctaacacaaggtcgggTACAAAACCAATGTCCCACatcagttcataacagcataatacAGGTAATAAAAGAGGTATCTCTGATGTaagatgctcagctcgttcacagttataGAAAAtgggcatgcttttcaagtatctcagtgaaaacccaaaatcttttaccaaaatgccaaaaataagagTAAGTTAGAAAACTTTAATTTTTCCTAATattctttccacaataaataagatgtttcattttctttccagataacaagtgaaaaatacctctctatgcccacatatcaatgtgtgtaaaaagtcatgaatgacgtgatactatttagcatgaggaaaaatgcatttctatacctgtatgtcatgtgtgcatgcaaATGCCATGCATCCCAGAGATGAAtcatatactcacactctcagagtacataatctcactgtctcgcatcctctttcactatgctcaatgctcagcacactcaatcactcagcgctgtacaataactgttgtggcgtgcaacccgatccacatatatatatagtcgactgcgctcactgggggtgtgcagactccgaaggggctaattcagcccaagtgctatatcgctgtgacgtgcagcctgatcccataaaatgtaatcaatatatcgttgcggcgtgcagcccgatcccataaaatataatcaatatattggtgtggcgtgcagcccgatcccataaagtataatataatatgctgcagcgtgcagcccgatcctataaagtataatataatatgctgcgacgtgcaacccgatcccaaaatgtcactctcactcaagccctcggcctcactcagtcatcactctctccaCTCTCACTCacgagctcacaatgtcataaaactagcccgacaacaacgatatgatgtatcaataacaaCAATTGAGACTAAAATATGATACGCATGCATAAATATGACTGGGTATAAAATAtgaatgaaatcagtgagatgacagcaagaaacggccactatgggtcctaacaacATCAGCATGAAGCCTAAAtatgatatttagcatgattgacagcacAATTACTTTATCGCATGGTGAAAACACAAATATTAACAAACtagggccactatacagtgccatggaagcaacagagtcccaattcacatggtgcacgcccatacgcccgtcacctagaatgtgcattacctcaataccaatcacataacacgtattacgggatttcataccctcatcaCTAAGTTTAGAAAAGTTACTTaactcgaacaagccaaatccaatacccaaCAAGCCAAATGATGCTCTAAAAAAAGGCAATCCCACGCGTAACGACCATTCGAATGGATAGAAAATAgctaaaagcaactcaaatacatcaaacaatgccaaaaggaaacaaacccaatcgataaaggtcgaatcttgaatcaaaatcccaaaatcgaTCAAAACGTCAAACTCGCGCCCGCGCCTCGGAACccaaaaaaatttacaaaatccgataactcattcaattatgagtccaaccatactactttcactcaaatccgactccgaatcgatgttccaaactcaaaatttcactttatgaaattttagacaaaaccccccaaatttcactttgaaatcatcaatcaaatgccaaaaataaagatggattcatgaaatataaccaaatcgagtatagaacacttaccctatccatatggtgaaaatcgcctccaaaacaTGTCCAAATTCGAGCtacccaactcaaaatatgaccaaatgaataAATCTTCGATATTAAGTATTTTTGTCCAGCTGTTCTGCCTCGTTTTGCATGCCAATGATCGCAAAACTTGCTTTTGATGCCTTCAATGGATTCCTTGTGCAATTGCAGTCAAGATAGGCTTTTGAATCggtccatttgaccttataatgaaggcgATATGTTAGTTTTAATATTTGG
This DNA window, taken from Nicotiana tabacum cultivar K326 chromosome 15, ASM71507v2, whole genome shotgun sequence, encodes the following:
- the LOC107817990 gene encoding secreted RxLR effector protein 161-like, which codes for MEASKVIDTPIATVTRLDMDEPGSLVNQTMYRGIIGSLPYLTASRPYIVFSVGLCARLQSNPKESHMKAAKRILRYLKGTQDLVLYYPSSDNFDLVGYVDANYAGYLVDSKSTSGMAHFLGSCLNSWGTRKQNSVALSTAEAEYVAAASCCAQLLWIKQQLEDFRVFFDCVPLL